Proteins from a genomic interval of Bombus affinis isolate iyBomAffi1 chromosome 16, iyBomAffi1.2, whole genome shotgun sequence:
- the LOC126925664 gene encoding pre-rRNA-processing protein TSR1 homolog: protein MGTTKQEVHRPGAFKQVNKPHKTGRHRSKGSISSEVKGKVGVKVLSKRATKSLGKRARRLQSSQIRKNKREEVLQQKRNFGGSHSAPILLCIIALQKDVDGDNILSVITKADESATIISSPRGTIHLRYNATMINDK, encoded by the exons atgGGAACAACAAAACAAGAAGTACATCGACCTGGTGCATTTAAGCAAGTTAATAAACCACATAAAACGGGTAGACATCGTAGTAAAGGATCAATAAGTAGCGAGGTTAAAG GAAAAGTTGGAGtaaaagttttatcgaaacGTGCCACTAAAAGTCTTGGGAAGCGTGCCCGAAGGCTACAATCTTCACAAATTAGAAAAAACAAGAGAGAGGAGGTGTTGCAGCAAAAAAGGAATTTTGGTGGATCCCATTCTGCACCTATTCTTCTATGTATTATTGCATTACAAAAAGATGTAGATGGTGATAATATATTATCAGTAATAACAAAAGCTGACGAGTCTGCGACTATAATTAGTAGTCCACGTGGTACAATACATTTAAGGTATAATGCTACTATGATAAATGataaatga
- the LOC126925661 gene encoding uncharacterized protein LOC126925661 isoform X1, with protein MDLDTSYIEPLLDDWLEELQLIIKAQESLIKAEDEFYMPFVAIPISIINAIFKITEYLHLGPDTRYIAIHLYDKFMCSYFWEVYRNADQTESSWSQVCKKVTSQSKLYLMSCLQLANKMDSHFNKLRISQILGILRCIDKKSEYTPDVIFLSEYKVFKTVGFRMPFYTPLNCVEILLAATGLKDTPNMQELTINLLDLIYLRV; from the exons ATGGACTTGGATACTTCTTATATTG AACCTTTACTTGATGATTGGCTAGAAGAACTTCAATTAATCATTAAAGCACAAGAAAGTTTGATCAAAGCTGAAGACGAATTTTACATGCCATTTGTAG CTATACCAATTTCAATCATCAAtgcaatatttaaaataacagAATATCTCCATTTGGGGCCAGATACTAGATACATTGCTATTCACTTATATGATAAATTTATGTGTAGCTATTTTTGGGAAGTGTATAGAAATGCTGATCAAACAGAAAGTTCTTGGTCTCAAGTTTGTAAAAAAGTGACAAGTCAATCAAAATTATACCTCATGTCTTGTTTGCAATTAGCAAATAAAATGGATTCACATTTCAACAAGTTAAGAATATCGCAA ATACTTGGTATCTTACGATGTATAGACAAAAAATCTGAATACACACCCGATGTAATTTTTCTATCAGAATATAAGGTATTTAAGACTGTTGGATTCAGAATGCCATTTTACACTCCGTTAAATTGCGTAGAAATTCTTTTAGCTGCAACTGGACTCAAGGATACTCCAAATATGCAAGAACTTACTATAAATTTATTGGATCTAATTTATCTGCGGGtttga
- the LOC126925661 gene encoding uncharacterized protein LOC126925661 isoform X2, which produces MDLDTSYIEPLLDDWLEELQLIIKAQESLIKAEDEFYMPFVAIPISIINAIFKITEYLHLGPDTRYIAIHLYDKFMCSYFWEVYRNADQTESSWSQVCKKVTSQSKLYLMSCLQLANKMDSHFNKYLVSYDV; this is translated from the exons ATGGACTTGGATACTTCTTATATTG AACCTTTACTTGATGATTGGCTAGAAGAACTTCAATTAATCATTAAAGCACAAGAAAGTTTGATCAAAGCTGAAGACGAATTTTACATGCCATTTGTAG CTATACCAATTTCAATCATCAAtgcaatatttaaaataacagAATATCTCCATTTGGGGCCAGATACTAGATACATTGCTATTCACTTATATGATAAATTTATGTGTAGCTATTTTTGGGAAGTGTATAGAAATGCTGATCAAACAGAAAGTTCTTGGTCTCAAGTTTGTAAAAAAGTGACAAGTCAATCAAAATTATACCTCATGTCTTGTTTGCAATTAGCAAATAAAATGGATTCACATTTCAACAA ATACTTGGTATCTTACGATGTATAG